Proteins found in one Egibacteraceae bacterium genomic segment:
- a CDS encoding GatB/YqeY domain-containing protein, with protein sequence MALTEQIQSDLTAAMKARDTATTAALRGVVAAIRNARVAAGQSGDLTDEQTVELLGREAKKRAEAAEAFEGAGRAEQAAKEHAELAVIRRYLPEPLDEAELHAIVDEAIATTGADGMGDLGQVMSAVMPQVKGRADGKQVSALVRARLQA encoded by the coding sequence ATGGCCCTGACCGAGCAGATCCAGTCCGACCTCACCGCCGCCATGAAGGCCCGTGACACCGCCACGACCGCGGCGTTGCGCGGCGTCGTGGCCGCCATCCGCAACGCCCGTGTGGCCGCGGGCCAGTCCGGTGACCTGACCGACGAGCAGACCGTCGAGCTGCTCGGCCGCGAAGCCAAGAAGCGCGCCGAGGCGGCCGAGGCCTTCGAGGGGGCCGGACGCGCGGAGCAGGCCGCAAAGGAGCACGCGGAGCTGGCGGTGATCCGCCGCTACCTGCCCGAGCCCCTCGACGAGGCCGAGCTGCACGCCATCGTGGACGAGGCCATCGCGACCACCGGCGCCGACGGGATGGGCGACCTCGGCCAGGTCATGAGCGCGGTCATGCCGCAGGTCAAGGGCCGCGCCGACGGCAAGCAGGTCAGCGCGCTGGTCCGGGCGCGCCTGCAGGCATGA